The Apium graveolens cultivar Ventura chromosome 3, ASM990537v1, whole genome shotgun sequence sequence CATCTGAATGTATTTTATACGTGTTCGGGTTTTCCAgttaatttaagtatcgtttttgtttttttaaaacaaacggaccgggacccccaccgggacgtcaaagtccacaaaattcgtgtttttatttttatataatcaatcgtatttcaaataACCAGGATTTCTGCATTttcgaattattcgcaatttttggagaattttgatataaattttgtattttatcgtttttaaaattattccccgtaattattatttttgggcctagtTATTATAATTAGgagataaaaacacccttaatttacTTTGGAGTAGTAATTTTTGTAAAGATATAAACAGCagcaaatttatttatttatttcatttttatatataaaatttcagaataaaaaataaaaaaccaAGAAACTTGTTCTTAGGGGTGTTCTTAACCTGGAGAATCAATCCTTTTGTTTCTAGTGATTTTGATTTCGGATTTTGAAGATTGAGTATCCAAAACGAAGCCTGAATCATCAGCTTCACCTTCGTATCATCAGATTCAACAACCGGTAATCAAATTGAAAATTCGATTTTTTTGTTCTTGAAACCCGAATTTGATTCTTGAGTTTTACGAATTTGTGATTGTTTATGATGTTACAATTAGCTTTGTTATGAATGTTAGAATTGATTTGGACATATTTTAATCATGTTGTAGTTCGGTATGGTGTGGGCCGAAttctttaatttttttgaattttacaTTCGATTTTTCTGAGTTGTGATTGAAGAAATATTGATTTTGTTTAGTGGGTTAGATTGTACGGATTCAGAGCTTTATTTCGAGAGTTTAATCATTGATTTTGGTGTTGATTCGGCGAGGTTAGGGGTTCACCGGCGTTGTCGCCGGTGTTCGTTCTTGGAATCATCGGATTTTGATTCTGGTGATTGTTTATGGTTTCAGATGTTGTATACGACTTACTACAGGTGTGTAGACTGTGTTGAGCTGAAGAAAAGAGACGGAATCGTGTTATTTAGGTGCAAAATCGGGGGGTTGCCGGAGTCGGGGAGGCTGCCGGATTCTGGGTTCGTTTCCCCAGTTTCCGGCGGTGTTCTTCACCGACCCGGCCATGACTCGTTTTGCAACCACAGCCGACCCAACTTTGATTCCATGTAACCCTAACCCCCTAATTCAAATTTTGTTTCCAGATTtttcagtttttaaaataattcaaaaatccattttttgttttcaaaaatcatttattttattttcaaaaatcatttacttattattttaaattctaaaaatcattttcttaattattttaaattcctaaaattattttcttttattattttcaaaattcatttgatttaattatttataattttttttgttaattatttatgagtttaattaattgattaaatcatttaatcaattaattttatttataaatagttaaataaatgtaaattatttataattaattcaaataattcctaaaaattatttttaagcttttaaaaattatattttggtacttaaaaattaattaataatattattaattgatttatttccatttaattattattttattcataataaataaaccgttcgtccgtgtaatacaaaacgaacgcgtatagactcaaaaaaacattacgctttcaataaaaatacttttgagacctaatttattttgtattgcaatgtcatttgatttgcTAGTCCTTatgagtcggtatctgatcggtaaaAACTATTATTAACCTGATTCCAATTCTGAACGTACTGAGGCTTATCTTTTGACGATCTGATTTATGTGTGGTGtgaaatatatgattacgtgttatatgaataccatgattacatgttatgtgatatgcatgctatttgtttacgattttaaaatgccatgattagttataaacgatcgggtagacgGCAAGACGTATAATTatgtcgattgagtttggttctgtcaattaagatagcccttttgtttatagaatctaatagcaaggagtgcagtcaagtgctAGACGGAGTTGGTAGCCAGCATTTATAAGCCAGGGTTTTAGTGAAAAGATATCGAGCATACCAGGTAAGTTTCTctcctattctaaattcagaatagcttattgtttacatattcaaaatatgagaactgtttataaatactcCGATAGCGCATCGAATACCAACACTCCTATGTTTATTGAAATTTTtttattctagcaatcattctgctagaaccaatccctttgattcgatagatagtgaataactatactatccagcAATACTCTGTACAGTGAAACTTTGAGgtgagattagcgaataactaattattctagttatttcgccatcagttgttgagataactccggaccatgtgaaatggggagttgaatggataaggatgtcattgatacgactcctttaatcaaaattgttttgtgaattggttattggttagcgtaagaggccgaggcaccggtccagcgtgagctattatacgaaagtgtaatatcttgctaggcgagTATATGTTTTtttatggatatccaataggtatgGTATGGTTGCGGGATATCGATACATATATTTACCGTATGGCTACGGGATACtggtgttgtttcatgactgatcatcaggaacagcataggCATAATTATGTTTTGTTAAAATGTCGCTTAAACgttaaagtttatatcagcttctgGTTTTACTCAAATATTGTTATTGTTTTTCACTTATAAACtatatattgcttgctgagcatttctttcgctcatacttatttattattctaatctttcagctaagtcCGAACAGGCCTGAGTTCCAGGTTGGACCAGGAGAAGTGTAcatgtagatagtttggtgtgttttccaggtagtcagtttgggacgcttgaatagtctagagatttgtaataaaatttgaataagttgtaaaactaataagacttatggtttgtaataacatttggtttgtattagtgtttgtttcatactataacctgtgatcgatccagttgcatttaaggggtcatatttattattttattccgtTGTGCCTATTATATTGTAGTTTATCGtatagtgacccccaaatctagaccccgggtttggagggcgtcacatataattttttaaattatcaTATCTCATTATTGTTTCGTTGAAACAGAGGATAAGATTATAATTATCTCTAATACTTGGTGGTAGAAGGTATTGTTTTATCCTCTCTTACAAGTCATTTTTAAAGGATTATTTATAATCCCCTCATTATTATCTCACTTACAGGATTTAAAAATTTAAAGGACTATATTCCAATCCCAAGAAGTTCTTGGATATAATTTTAAAGGATTATAGTTCAATTCAACGCTTAATCCTTCCGAACAAACATAGAATATGATTTTAAAGGATTATAGTTCAATCCAACGTTTAATCCTTCCAaacaaatatataatataattatttaatccATAGATTAATTTTGATGGTATTAGTTATATCTGTATTATTATTCCACGAACCAAACATGATATTGGTGCTTTGATTTGGTCAAaacttaaaataatattttttaaacataaaactaaaaaattaatttaaaaaaataaaaaatattattttgtcTATATGAGAAATCCGTGTGAAAAAATAAGGGCTAACAGGCTAAAATATAATCGAAGTGACCTAAAACTTGCAATTGGGATACTGAACTCAAAAAACTTGCATTTACATAACTCAAGAAATTAAAATTTGCATTTAGGTCACTACCATTAACATCACTGACATAATAAAAACTGAACTTGTAACTTACAAAACTGAACTCAACCCCAGTTTGCATCTACATTACTAGATTAATAAAAACTTGTAACCAGGGTTACTGAATAAAAATAAACTTGCAAATGGGAACTAAATAAAAATAAacattatatttaatatttaatatatatatatatatgtgtgtgtgtgtatttgtgtatatatacacataaacacactataaatttaatataatatatttttaaattatttaaatatttaaatataaaatatatgtattctgattcggatattatcggatacgaatatgcctatatccgtatttgtatccgcaatcgtcggattcgaatacggataatatccgttttgtttcggatacggataatatccgctttatttcggatacgaatgcggattttttggacgaatatcggatttttcgaatttttttgacatCTCTATTTATTGGGACCAAAAAGTCATTTCAATCGGCTAACTACCAAGCACCAATATTATATTTTTCACTTGGTTAAACATTTAATTTAATACAATAAGTTAATTTTATCTCAAAAAGCTAACTTTCAAACATGGCCTAAATCTAACCGTGAatactataatataatatttaaaacaCGATTTTCATTTTTATGATTTTCGATAAATACAAATTTGATATCAATtgttatttttaatattaaaaacaaaattattaatttaattgagtaaataaatgtatataaatgaaaatatgtgttattttataattttttgactTTGATTACCGAATTGCAAGTTGACCATCAGTTCAATAATTTAATTGCAATTTTTTAACAGTTCAATTAGTTAATTGCAAGTTTATATTAGTTCACTTAATCGAGTACAAACTTTTTGATTACCGGGTTGCAGTTTGATTATGTTTTAGCCTATTACTCCGAAAAAATAACAGAAATGTGTGTATAGAAGTTAAACGGGGACCGGTATTTAAACACGAGTATGTAGTAGTACTAACAATTCAGGTACTCACAAGTTTCTCCATCTCCACTCTCCACAATTCTCTTCATTCAGTTTCATGTCTCTCTTATCATGTGCAGCACTTTCAGATCCCTCTGTGCACTTGCACACTACATACATATTTAAACACACATAAACTATATACATAGAATTGTATATCAATTAGATATACTTGTATTAGTTACATATATTAAGATATCAGACTTTCAAACCACTTGTAAGTTAATGGGACATCTCCACACTAGTGTTGTTGGTGCTAAATATAGGTTCACAAACCAATCATTCTGTTTGGTTCAGTGCTTGATATATGTTTATCTTTTTCTTGATTTCTTGTTCATGCATGATTTGGGATGTGTTGCTCAGCTTTTGCCTACTCATGAAGGTTAGTTTGTCTTTTTACTCCTCATCTATCTCTTTCGTTCTTTCTCCATTTCTTATCATGAAATTAATGACTGTTACATTTGATGATTCAATGGTTTTGCTTGAGGTAAAAtcatactccctccgtcccagccaattctttacatttggtttgggcacggaggttaaaaaatatgtataaagtagtgaaaaagagaaagaaaattggatgaagcGGTGAAacccattgatttttaatgtataaaaaggAGATAATGGAGTAAAAGGGAAGTAAAAGCGAGAAAATGGTGGGACCAATTGACTATTTTaggtaagttttgaaatgtaaagaattggatgAAACATCACAAAAAGAAAACCGTAAAGAAATTGTTGGGAGAGAGGGAGTACATTTTAAGTACATGCTCCTCTAGTACGGGAGGATCTAGTAAAGGTCAGTGTCCctaataaaatcaaattttatgttttttcattattaaattttttaaaaaatatataaaagtactttctcaaaattcaaaaatataaatgtgTTTTTTCAAAGGAAAATCTTAAacacaaaatttaaatggtccGTGTCTCCGTCTATAGAATGATGAATGATAATTTATCATCTAATGGTAAAAAGAAAATCGTAATTTAGGTTTAGTATCGAGATGCAAGATGCTTAATATTTTTCAAGTTGGTTATGAAAATTTTTGGTCAAACATAAATCTCATATTATTTGGATTCATATTTTCGTGACACTTCACATGTTCTGTACGAATCAGTTGTACAGTGAGATGTGCGCACTAATTTTGAGGTCAAGGGTCACACTTGCATATAGATAATGGACTAGTACTATATAATATACAGGAGTATTATATACATAATAATACTCACATCTATAAATCTTTTACGGCCTAATGTCCATGAACCTTATACATTTGCACACTTACAATTTAAGGGGTGAGGTTCTGGGAGTGTTCTAACAAATAGAAATCGGAATTAATCGGTGCCTTGTATTTAATTAATCGGAATGATTAATCAAAATACTAATCGGATGTATTTTAAACatgtatttattaaatataattatattaaatttaatatatctGTTTATGAAAAATATGCGGCGATTAATTGGTTTTAAAATCAAATCGGTAGAGTAGCTTCTAACGATTAATAGGGTGATTGATTCGTCGGTGATTGTTAGAACATAGAGTTTTggtaaaattaattaaatttggTAGGCTCAAAACTTAGGTTAAAAACTTAAAAAAGTCTAGATTTTTTCCAAAAATCTGGCTGGACAAAATCAAAGTCGTGAAAGCCCGGCCTGCCCGATGAATTTGATGTCTAGTTTGAGATTTACGGAGCTTAAAGGGAACATGACATTGTTATTAAACATTTGCACTTCAGTGTTTTGATGTGCATCTCTAGTTTGAGATTGTGAGAGCTTAAAGGGAACATGACATTGTTATTAAATATTTGCATCGGGTGTTTTGTTTTAATTCTTTTACTTGATCTAGGACAAACTACTGTTATAGTGCTCAATTAATTATAAACAATTTTTCTTCGGTGACAACAGTACAAACTCTCGAGGCAATAGCAGTGAAGCTAAATATTACGCATTGGGACGTTAAAAGGAGTTCTTGTAGTGATGGTGGAGGACTGAGTGTAGTGTTTGACATTCCTCAGCCACTTAGCAACGTGACTTGCGATTGTTCATTCAGTAACAATACGGTTTGCCATGTTACCCGTATGTATGTTCTTCTTACCGCAACTTAGACTTTTTCTCTAGCTTAATTATTGTGTCATACTTTTACAGTTATGCTCTTAGATAAGATTTTAAGTATGTCTCGCTATATCTGTCCTTGATTTACTCTACTCACATTGCAGCCATCTGAAGCGCCTAAATTTGACAGGAGAACTACCTTCAGATTTTTCAAAACTCGCCTTTCTGCAGGAATTGTAAGAATTAATATATTTCAGCACTTTTTAAGTATGATCGAGCAttgttgaattttttttttatacatCAGCTATAAAATACTTCAGTTTCCAGAGCTACTTGTTGTATTTAATTTCTATAAACAGTATAGTCAATGTTCTTGTGTATTATTATAGTGCTAGTTGTATTCTTTAGCTTCATATACAAAGAAGCAGAGTCTTCGGCGCCAACTCTACCTTGTTACCATTTTTCCTAAATTAGGAAATAAACAAGATTTGTGTTCAAACATGCAAGAAGAGCGATTATATAGGGAACAAGCTGTAAATTCTTCTGACTTtcaatttattttgaattatgaAACACGAGTCCAATGTTGAACACTATTTAGGAAAGGTATGTTCTGTTTAATTCTGCTAGGTTATGGTAAAAAGTCTTAATTTTACCATCGCTCCATCATCCGGCTGAAGTAATTGCATTATCATGCACTAACTAGCAAGGCATTGCATATTCATGCACTAACTAGCAAGGCCAAAGTATCATGCTGTTAGCTGTATGAGTTAAACTTAACCCAAAGCATATTAACTTTAAAGTATACTTGCAATTTTATTCCAATCGAAATTTTAAAGTGTTTTGCTGACAGAGAGCTGGCTCAAAACTATATAAATGGAACAATCCCCATTGCTTTTGGTCAGCTTCCTCTCAGAACTCTGTAAGTGCTTTTATTTCATGTCCCGGCCTTATTTCATGGGCTATATCAAAGTTGGTTTAGTGTTGGTAACTTGGAGTTTATCCTGTAGAAACCTTCTGGATAACCGTATCAGTGGTTCAATTCCCCAGGAAATAGCTAACATCGATACGCTTGAAGAGTTGTGAGTAGAGAAATAATATATTTTCATATTACTATACAGTTGGCTGAAACTTGATCGACTTAATTTGAAACAAATGCTCCAGGATCATGGAAGATAATCAAATGGGAGGAGCTCTTCCTCCAGAGCTCGGACGTTTGGGAAGTTTAAGGAGACTGTAAGATAATTTTAAATCTTGGTTATGAGTCTTTTTCTCTGTTTTTCCACTGTCTGCGTAATTTTGTTTCTCTTACTTATACATGTACTAGGCCAAAAATTATTATACTGTAGTTAATTTGCTCATATGCATGTGTGACAGATGCTCTCTATTCTAATATACAAGGTTTTAGTACTCTGAACTTTGAAGTATAAAATCATAATATGTCAGTTGGGAACTGTAGGAAGACATAGTCACCTGATCCTGAAATGCAATCTGCAACACTGTCACCCTAGGTAGCATTAAAATTATTAAGAGTTCCTTGATTATACTCCTAGGAATTCTTACTAGTTGGAAGTTGATTGATCTTTTAATTTGAtcatataatataaaaaaataaattctCTAAGTAGAGACTCAGTTTTAATCCTTTATAATTTTAGATTTACAATATGATAAATATCAGATACTTGAGAAATCATGTTACACTAGGAAATAAAGCCTAACAAAGGAAATGATAGGGGGTACTGTCGAAGTGAATGCTGCAAGCTGTTTACATAACACTACGAATTCATTTTGAATCAAACTTGGAAAGTGAAACTAGTCCCTTATAAAAAGCAGCCTTCAGTATTGCaattttctgttttttttttctgTTTTCTTCTCCTTATAATTGTATCAATTTTCATGCCTCTTCATTTTAAGCTACATTTAAGATATCATTAAATCTTGTCTTACGTACATATATGCAGCCTCCTTTCTTCTAACAACTTCAGTGGAACGATACCAGAGTCATATAGTGCTCTAAAGAATTTAACAGACTTGTAAGCCATGGTTAATGTTGTTggttacaaaatttatgtttaaGGATGTCTGAAAATTATCTGTTGGTTACAGTAGGATAGATGGGAGCAGGTTGTCTGGAAAGATACCCGATTTCATAGGAAATTGGACCAACATAAGGTCATTGTAAGTATTCTGCTATTTTCTTTAGTAGTAATTAATAACCTTTAGTTTTTGTATAAATTGATCTTAAATTCTAAGATAGCCACATGGATATCCTTAACCATTTTAATAAGCTTCATTTAATTTGTTGTAGGAATCTGCAAGGCACATCTATGGACGGGCCCATTCCTTCTAGTATCTTTCTTTTGAAAAACCTACTAGAGTTGTAAGCGCAAGTTAAATCATAGCAAGTGAACATCTGAAAATCTGAACGTCTGAAGTCATCGACTGTAATTCCTGTCTGCAGGAGGATATCTGATTTGAATGGATATGTTTCAAGCTTCCCTAATTTGCGAGATATGACGAATTTGAGATTTTTGTGAGTCAATCAAGGGTGTTTAGTTTGTCTTCAAATGCATTATgtttttaataaatatttctgCGGACCTAACAAtctatttttctaaattttcacGGTGTAGGATATTAAGAAATTGCATAATTGAAGGCTCGATTCCGCCATACATTGCTGAGATGAGAAGTTTATATACCTTGTAATTGATCTCTAAAGCTGTGTCTCTAAACAAAAAGTTCTTTCTGAGGACATTCCAAGTCTCCAAATCAAAATTCATGTTCTGATGATTTAGTATTTAGTAACTGTGCTATATTGTTGAAAGTGCTTCATCAGCATAAAAATAAGGACGCAAATTGTTTTAGTAAACTCCTACCAGCAGCATGATGCATACAGTTTATTAAGTATTGATTATGTTTTGTGGATATTTATACTTTATTTGGGTCAAATTGTTTTCATTGCAGAGATTTGAGCTTTAATAGGTTGTCTGGACCAATTCCAGATTCAATTCAGCCTTTGAGGTCCAGCCTGAACTTTATGTACGTAGCTGTATATACATTTGTAAAATGCCAAGTTAGATATCTATACCCAAGACTGAAGCAGAATTATTAATCTTCAAGTTATCACGCTTCTGTTCTGAAAGTTATTTGTTTCACTATAAAATCACTCTATATAAAGCACTTAACAAGTGACAAGCATCTTTGGATGTAGGTACCTGAATAGTAATTTTCTGAGCGGGGTGATACCAAGCTGGATTTCTGACAGCAGCAAAAATTTGTCAGTTCACATTCTAgcttttctttatttttaaaattattttgtatTACTGTATATGTTTGTTGTAAAAATGGATGCAGCACTGTATTCTTGGCTAATAATTATGTGCCATTTACTGCAGTGATGTATCTTACAACAATTTTACAGAGCTAACATCTCTACATAGATGCGAGGCATCGAGAGTGTAAGCCTATTCATATTATGCTTATTTGACTTGGTTCATGATCATATAACTTACAGACGACTATTATATTTCGCAGGAATTTGGTTGCTAGCCATTCATATTCAACCAGCAATTCGTAAAATTTCCGATTAACATGACATATTGACATGTATTACTTTTGCAATGGCAAGCATTCATATCAGTAGCCCAACTAATATCTTGTTTATTCAATTTTTAGAACTCCATGGTGCATGAAAAAAGACCTCCCTTGTCCCCGGACAACCCAATGTATGTAACTTCATATATTCATTCGAACTTTATGAAAGTACCTTTTAACTGCATAGTCGGCTACAAAGAATTATAGCAAGAATCTGCTGAATATGCAGATAATTCACTATTTATTAATTGTGGAGGACCTAAAATAGAATCAGGGGAAAAGGTGTATGAACAGGATTTCTTTACAGAAGGTGCATCATACTTTTATCTCACAGATCGATGGGCCTATAGCAGTACAGGTGTTTTCATGTATAATGACAAATCCAATTTTGTGGCTAGAAAGGGAAATGTGTCCGGAGGAGAATATTATGAAACGGCCCGCCTTTCCCCTTCTTCACTCAAGTACTATGGACTTTGCTTGCAGAAGGGTAGTTATAAAGTTCGCCTCCATTTTGCCGAAATACAGTTCTCTGATGATGCGACATATACAAGCGTTGGAAGGCGCATATTTGATGTATCTATTCAGGTAAGTAAGAGGTTAGATATATTAGTACAGATCAATTGGACCTGGGGGTtagatttttattaatttagttaATTCGTTCGTACCCCATACATATAGGGCTAATGTAATTTTCTGCTCAAGTTTAAGTTGTTTTTATCAAACAGGGGAATGTTGTTTGGAAAGATTTCAACATTGCAGAAAAAGCTGGAGGAACTGACAAAGGTATTACCTTGGAGAAGGATGTTACTGTTAATAGTAGCACTCTGGAGATCCACTTGTATTGGGCAGGGAAGGGGACTACTGCAGTTCCTGATAGAGGTGTATATGGACCCCTAATCTCAGCGATTTCTGTAACACCAAGTAAGTCTTCAATTCTATGCTTTCACCTATGTCGTCACCACCTAGTGTAACTTAAATTGCTTCATCTTAATAGACTTTGTTATCAAAACCGGGGGACAATCAACTCGAATTATTGCTGGTATTGTGGTTGCTTCACTTGTGAGTCTTTCCTTGATGTTATATCTATTATGGATGAAAGGCTTCCTAGGAGGAAAAGATGTTGAAGATATAGGTAGGATATCTTATCACAATATTAATGTGCATGTAATTTTAAACTTttagtttattttttaaaattcttgtgtTCTAATGTTTATTGAAGGATATCACATATATAAATTGTGCACGTTAATTTTGTGATT is a genomic window containing:
- the LOC141711734 gene encoding putative LRR receptor-like serine/threonine-protein kinase At1g53440 isoform X2, translated to MGHLHTSVVGAKYRFTNQSFCLVQCLIYVYLFLDFLFMHDLGCVAQLLPTHEVQTLEAIAVKLNITHWDVKRSSCSDGGGLSVVFDIPQPLSNVTCDCSFSNNTVCHVTRIHLKRLNLTGELPSDFSKLAFLQELELAQNYINGTIPIAFGQLPLRTLNLLDNRISGSIPQEIANIDTLEELIMEDNQMGGALPPELGRLGSLRRLLLSSNNFSGTIPESYSALKNLTDLIDGSRLSGKIPDFIGNWTNIRSLNLQGTSMDGPIPSSIFLLKNLLELRISDLNGYVSSFPNLRDMTNLRFLILRNCIIEGSIPPYIAEMRSLYTLDLSFNRLSGPIPDSIQPLRSSLNFMYLNSNFLSGVIPSWISDSSKNFDVSYNNFTELTSLHRCEASRVNLVASHSYSTSNSTPWCMKKDLPCPRTTQYNSLFINCGGPKIESGEKVYEQDFFTEGASYFYLTDRWAYSSTGVFMYNDKSNFVARKGNVSGGEYYETARLSPSSLKYYGLCLQKGSYKVRLHFAEIQFSDDATYTSVGRRIFDVSIQGNVVWKDFNIAEKAGGTDKGITLEKDVTVNSSTLEIHLYWAGKGTTAVPDRGVYGPLISAISVTPNFVIKTGGQSTRIIAGIVVASLVSLSLMLYLLWMKGFLGGKDVEDIELRGAIEQQTSYFRLRNIKAATRNFNHANKIGEGGFGPVYKGILPDGLEIAVKQLSSRSKQGNREFINEIGLISALKHPNLVRLHGCCIEGNQLLLIYEYLENNSLAQALFGRDGRQLNLGWTSRKKILLGIARGLTYLHEESRLKIVHRDIKSTNVLLDRDLNAKISDFGLAKLDEEEKTHISTRIAGTLGYMAPEYAMRGNLTAKADVYSFGIVALETVSGKSNTSYIPKEEFVSLLDQAYVLQEQGNLWEIVDPILGTNYSKQEAVNILNVALLCSSQSPTLRPCMSAVVSMLQGKRKVKAPIVTSTTTCDNMEFKGFEKITQDSQPQSSTFSQESLGARSVSSMDWPWDDSLVSIYSKDTSKFVTDLYDVNLE
- the LOC141711734 gene encoding putative LRR receptor-like serine/threonine-protein kinase At1g53440 isoform X1, with the translated sequence MGHLHTSVVGAKYRFTNQSFCLVQCLIYVYLFLDFLFMHDLGCVAQLLPTHEVQTLEAIAVKLNITHWDVKRSSCSDGGGLSVVFDIPQPLSNVTCDCSFSNNTVCHVTRIHLKRLNLTGELPSDFSKLAFLQELELAQNYINGTIPIAFGQLPLRTLNLLDNRISGSIPQEIANIDTLEELIMEDNQMGGALPPELGRLGSLRRLLLSSNNFSGTIPESYSALKNLTDFRIDGSRLSGKIPDFIGNWTNIRSLNLQGTSMDGPIPSSIFLLKNLLELRISDLNGYVSSFPNLRDMTNLRFLILRNCIIEGSIPPYIAEMRSLYTLDLSFNRLSGPIPDSIQPLRSSLNFMYLNSNFLSGVIPSWISDSSKNFDVSYNNFTELTSLHRCEASRVNLVASHSYSTSNSTPWCMKKDLPCPRTTQYNSLFINCGGPKIESGEKVYEQDFFTEGASYFYLTDRWAYSSTGVFMYNDKSNFVARKGNVSGGEYYETARLSPSSLKYYGLCLQKGSYKVRLHFAEIQFSDDATYTSVGRRIFDVSIQGNVVWKDFNIAEKAGGTDKGITLEKDVTVNSSTLEIHLYWAGKGTTAVPDRGVYGPLISAISVTPNFVIKTGGQSTRIIAGIVVASLVSLSLMLYLLWMKGFLGGKDVEDIELRGAIEQQTSYFRLRNIKAATRNFNHANKIGEGGFGPVYKGILPDGLEIAVKQLSSRSKQGNREFINEIGLISALKHPNLVRLHGCCIEGNQLLLIYEYLENNSLAQALFGRDGRQLNLGWTSRKKILLGIARGLTYLHEESRLKIVHRDIKSTNVLLDRDLNAKISDFGLAKLDEEEKTHISTRIAGTLGYMAPEYAMRGNLTAKADVYSFGIVALETVSGKSNTSYIPKEEFVSLLDQAYVLQEQGNLWEIVDPILGTNYSKQEAVNILNVALLCSSQSPTLRPCMSAVVSMLQGKRKVKAPIVTSTTTCDNMEFKGFEKITQDSQPQSSTFSQESLGARSVSSMDWPWDDSLVSIYSKDTSKFVTDLYDVNLE
- the LOC141711734 gene encoding putative LRR receptor-like serine/threonine-protein kinase At1g53440 isoform X3 encodes the protein MLPPSEAPKFDRRTTFRFFKTRLSAGICFADRELAQNYINGTIPIAFGQLPLRTLNLLDNRISGSIPQEIANIDTLEELIMEDNQMGGALPPELGRLGSLRRLLLSSNNFSGTIPESYSALKNLTDFRIDGSRLSGKIPDFIGNWTNIRSLNLQGTSMDGPIPSSIFLLKNLLELRISDLNGYVSSFPNLRDMTNLRFLILRNCIIEGSIPPYIAEMRSLYTLDLSFNRLSGPIPDSIQPLRSSLNFMYLNSNFLSGVIPSWISDSSKNFDVSYNNFTELTSLHRCEASRVNLVASHSYSTSNSTPWCMKKDLPCPRTTQYNSLFINCGGPKIESGEKVYEQDFFTEGASYFYLTDRWAYSSTGVFMYNDKSNFVARKGNVSGGEYYETARLSPSSLKYYGLCLQKGSYKVRLHFAEIQFSDDATYTSVGRRIFDVSIQGNVVWKDFNIAEKAGGTDKGITLEKDVTVNSSTLEIHLYWAGKGTTAVPDRGVYGPLISAISVTPNFVIKTGGQSTRIIAGIVVASLVSLSLMLYLLWMKGFLGGKDVEDIELRGAIEQQTSYFRLRNIKAATRNFNHANKIGEGGFGPVYKGILPDGLEIAVKQLSSRSKQGNREFINEIGLISALKHPNLVRLHGCCIEGNQLLLIYEYLENNSLAQALFGRDGRQLNLGWTSRKKILLGIARGLTYLHEESRLKIVHRDIKSTNVLLDRDLNAKISDFGLAKLDEEEKTHISTRIAGTLGYMAPEYAMRGNLTAKADVYSFGIVALETVSGKSNTSYIPKEEFVSLLDQAYVLQEQGNLWEIVDPILGTNYSKQEAVNILNVALLCSSQSPTLRPCMSAVVSMLQGKRKVKAPIVTSTTTCDNMEFKGFEKITQDSQPQSSTFSQESLGARSVSSMDWPWDDSLVSIYSKDTSKFVTDLYDVNLE